A genomic stretch from Haemophilus parainfluenzae ATCC 33392 includes:
- a CDS encoding glycoside hydrolase family 2 TIM barrel-domain containing protein gives MSLPRYFEDPQTLHVNTAPHHAYFIPFSSTESAVKKTREFSPYFTLLNGEWDFAYFESYTHLPQDFLHFSFTDKIPVPSNWQNHGYDNHQYTNVNYPFPFDPPYVPIENPCGLYHRVFNVEINAQKRYLLNFEGVDSCLFVYVNQQFAGYSQISHCTSEFDITDFLQQGENHLHVLVLKWCDGSYLEDQDKFRMSGIFRDVYLLAREKNYLQDFFIQTQLNQELTKAQLHVACQFTEREQTISWQLLDPQGKLIIEQKGHAFHAEIENAQLWHAENPRLYTLILQYGSEVICQKVGLRHIEVKNGVMLFNGQAIKFKGVNRHDSDPKTGYVISREQALQDLRLMKQHNFNAIRTAHYPNAPWFTELCDEYGFYVIAESDIESHGTNAVYVESPETSILLGVKTEIDHDAIRQKTIDNYCYMARSPEFNQAILDRTYANVERDKNRPSVVIWSLGNESGYGDNFEQAAAWVKQRDPSRLVHYENAIFQHSAHQNDTSNLDFHSEMYTSTEELDAYFADTQNQKPYLFCEYLHAMGNSCGDTEDYFQAMERHAGACGGFVWEWCNHSPYLPNSNRMGYGGDFNDTPNDGNFCADGLVTADRQIQSNLLEYKNVYRPLRATLKNGHIELKNYLDFTDAAEAISIHYQITEDFLVVQEGKIDDLNIAPKSTALLPLSLPASNGALQILTLTYYQKTETGLIPQGHCLGFDQIILSEQPHLFANEPKSNLQPISVSKHTNLISVKAVDIEYQFDQYKGTIHQIRKDGEPWLNQPTDFNIWRAPLDNDSLMKAHWLAAGYDRATSLVYDYGLTEQKSAVEISFKLGLVAVSKARILTLNVVYRIEQNGLLQINIHAEKQPHLPFLPRFGLRFFLNQGFNQVEYVGYGPTESYLDKHHATAFGRYKTTPESNHVPYLKPQENGSHYACREVKVANSADCFTVQSRTPFSMNVSPYSQEELGSKKHQYDLEKSGSTILCVDYKMSGVGSNSCGPALKEQYRLNETQWDWSISLQIT, from the coding sequence ATGTCGTTACCTCGTTATTTTGAAGATCCGCAAACCTTGCACGTGAATACCGCACCACATCATGCTTATTTTATTCCTTTTTCTTCAACAGAAAGTGCGGTTAAAAAGACACGAGAATTTTCCCCTTACTTTACCTTACTAAATGGTGAATGGGATTTTGCTTATTTTGAAAGCTATACTCACTTGCCTCAAGATTTCCTTCATTTTTCATTTACAGATAAAATCCCTGTTCCTTCCAATTGGCAAAATCATGGTTATGATAATCATCAATATACCAACGTAAATTATCCTTTCCCTTTTGATCCACCTTATGTGCCCATTGAAAATCCTTGTGGTTTGTATCACCGCGTTTTTAATGTCGAAATCAATGCCCAAAAACGGTATCTCTTAAATTTTGAAGGGGTAGATAGCTGCTTATTTGTCTATGTGAATCAACAATTTGCGGGCTATAGCCAAATTAGTCATTGCACTAGCGAATTTGATATTACTGACTTTTTACAACAAGGGGAAAATCACTTACATGTTCTCGTGTTGAAATGGTGTGATGGTAGTTATTTGGAGGATCAAGACAAATTCCGAATGTCTGGTATTTTTCGAGATGTTTATCTGTTAGCGCGAGAAAAAAATTACTTACAAGATTTCTTCATTCAAACGCAATTGAATCAAGAGCTTACCAAGGCTCAATTACATGTAGCCTGTCAGTTTACAGAACGTGAACAAACCATTTCTTGGCAATTATTGGATCCTCAAGGCAAATTGATAATAGAACAAAAAGGGCATGCATTTCATGCTGAAATTGAAAATGCACAATTATGGCATGCGGAGAACCCTCGTTTATACACATTGATTTTGCAATATGGATCAGAAGTGATTTGCCAAAAGGTCGGCTTACGTCATATCGAAGTGAAGAATGGGGTAATGTTATTTAATGGGCAAGCCATTAAGTTTAAAGGTGTTAATCGCCATGATAGCGATCCGAAAACGGGTTATGTCATTAGTCGAGAACAAGCGTTGCAAGATTTACGCTTAATGAAACAGCATAATTTTAATGCCATTCGTACCGCGCATTATCCTAATGCACCTTGGTTTACTGAATTATGTGATGAATATGGTTTTTATGTGATTGCGGAAAGTGATATTGAATCACACGGTACGAATGCGGTTTATGTAGAGTCGCCAGAAACAAGCATTTTGTTAGGGGTAAAAACAGAGATTGATCATGACGCAATTCGTCAAAAAACAATCGACAATTATTGCTATATGGCTCGAAGCCCTGAATTTAATCAAGCCATTTTAGACCGCACTTATGCCAATGTTGAGCGAGATAAAAATCGTCCTTCTGTCGTGATTTGGTCATTAGGGAATGAAAGTGGCTACGGTGATAACTTTGAGCAAGCCGCCGCTTGGGTGAAACAGCGCGATCCAAGTCGCTTAGTGCATTATGAAAATGCGATCTTTCAACATTCAGCCCATCAAAATGACACATCCAATTTAGATTTTCATAGCGAGATGTACACCAGCACGGAAGAATTGGATGCTTATTTTGCCGATACTCAAAATCAAAAGCCGTATCTTTTCTGTGAATATTTGCATGCGATGGGGAATTCTTGCGGAGACACAGAAGATTATTTCCAAGCGATGGAACGACATGCAGGCGCTTGTGGTGGCTTTGTGTGGGAGTGGTGCAATCATTCCCCTTATTTACCAAATTCAAACAGAATGGGCTATGGCGGGGATTTTAATGACACGCCGAATGACGGTAATTTTTGTGCTGATGGATTAGTCACGGCTGACCGTCAAATCCAAAGCAATTTGTTGGAATATAAAAATGTGTATCGTCCACTGCGTGCTACCTTAAAAAATGGTCACATTGAACTCAAAAATTATTTGGATTTTACGGATGCGGCAGAGGCTATTTCGATTCATTATCAAATAACAGAAGATTTTTTGGTCGTACAAGAAGGTAAAATTGATGATTTAAACATTGCGCCAAAATCAACCGCACTTTTGCCTTTATCATTGCCAGCAAGTAACGGTGCGTTACAAATTTTAACATTGACCTATTATCAAAAAACAGAAACGGGTTTAATTCCTCAAGGGCATTGTTTAGGATTTGATCAGATTATTTTGTCGGAGCAACCACATTTATTCGCTAATGAGCCTAAATCAAATCTCCAACCGATTTCTGTTTCAAAACATACTAATTTAATTTCAGTTAAAGCGGTAGATATTGAATACCAGTTTGATCAATATAAAGGCACCATTCACCAAATTCGTAAAGATGGCGAGCCTTGGTTGAATCAACCTACTGATTTCAATATTTGGCGAGCGCCTTTAGATAATGATAGTTTAATGAAAGCACATTGGCTTGCTGCAGGTTACGATCGTGCGACGAGTCTAGTCTATGATTACGGTTTAACCGAGCAGAAAAGTGCGGTTGAAATTAGCTTTAAATTGGGACTGGTTGCCGTATCAAAAGCGCGAATTTTGACATTGAATGTGGTGTATCGTATTGAACAAAATGGGTTGCTTCAGATTAATATTCATGCTGAAAAACAACCGCACTTGCCGTTCTTACCACGCTTTGGCTTGCGTTTCTTCCTTAATCAAGGATTTAATCAAGTGGAGTATGTGGGCTATGGCCCAACGGAAAGTTATCTGGATAAACATCACGCCACGGCTTTCGGTCGTTATAAGACAACGCCAGAAAGCAATCATGTGCCTTATTTAAAACCACAAGAAAATGGCAGTCACTACGCTTGTCGTGAGGTGAAGGTGGCGAATTCGGCTGATTGCTTTACCGTGCAAAGTCGTACACCTTTTAGCATGAATGTTTCGCCTTATTCTCAAGAAGAATTGGGCAGTAAAAAGCACCAATATGATTTGGAGAAAAGTGGCAGTACGATCTTATGTGTGGATTACAAAATGAGTGGGGTAGGTTCTAACTCTTGTGGACCCGCGTTAAAAGAACAATATCGTTTGAATGAAACGCAGTGGGATTGGTCGATCTCGTTACAAATTACCTAA
- the orn gene encoding oligoribonuclease, protein MQLDKQNLIWIDLEMTGLDPEKERIIEIATIVTDKDLNILAEGPVIAVHQSDELLNKMSEWCVKTHTANGLVERVKASKITERAAELQTLDFLKRWVPKGASPICGNSIAQDKRFLYKYMPDLADYFHYRHVDVSTLKELASRWKPEILEGFKKGNTHLALDDIRESIKELAYYREHFINLG, encoded by the coding sequence ATGCAATTAGATAAACAAAATCTGATTTGGATCGATTTAGAAATGACCGGATTAGATCCTGAAAAAGAACGCATTATTGAAATTGCGACCATTGTGACCGATAAAGATCTCAATATTTTAGCTGAAGGACCTGTGATTGCGGTGCATCAAAGTGATGAATTATTAAACAAAATGTCCGAATGGTGCGTAAAAACCCACACAGCGAATGGCTTAGTGGAACGTGTTAAAGCGAGCAAAATTACTGAGCGTGCAGCTGAATTACAAACATTAGATTTTTTAAAACGTTGGGTACCAAAAGGCGCTTCACCGATTTGTGGTAATAGCATCGCCCAAGATAAACGCTTTCTTTACAAATATATGCCTGATTTAGCCGATTATTTCCATTATCGTCATGTGGATGTCAGCACATTAAAAGAATTGGCTTCTCGCTGGAAACCAGAGATTTTAGAAGGATTTAAAAAAGGCAATACTCATTTAGCCCTTGATGATATTCGTGAATCAATTAAAGAGTTAGCTTACTACCGTGAGCACTTTATCAATCTGGGTTGA
- the rsgA gene encoding small ribosomal subunit biogenesis GTPase RsgA — MSKRKLTQNQTRRIQSNNAKALHRHKKKEVEWQDDMLGESQDGVVVTRYSVHADVENAQGEIFRCNLRRTLSSLVVGDKVIWRQGNEQLQGVSGVIEAIHPRQNEIARPDYYDGLKPIAANIDRIIIVSAVVPVLSLNIIDRYLVVCENAGIEPVIVVNKGDLLDAEQEQKVESQLQIYRDIGYQTIIISAETGKNMEKLTALLSDGTSIFVGQSGVGKSSLINHILPTVNAQVGGISETSGLGQHTTTSSRLYHLPQGGNLIDSPGIREFGLWHLEPDQITKGYREFQYVLGTCKFRDCKHLNDPGCALREAVDAGRISLIRYENYHRLIESLSETKSQRHFSV; from the coding sequence ATGAGCAAACGTAAACTAACGCAAAATCAAACTCGTCGAATTCAATCAAATAACGCGAAAGCCTTGCATCGCCACAAGAAGAAAGAAGTGGAATGGCAAGATGATATGCTAGGCGAAAGTCAAGATGGGGTAGTCGTTACGCGTTATTCAGTTCATGCAGATGTAGAAAATGCACAAGGCGAAATTTTCCGCTGTAATTTACGTCGTACACTTTCTAGTCTCGTGGTTGGAGACAAAGTGATTTGGCGGCAAGGTAATGAACAGCTCCAAGGTGTGAGTGGCGTGATTGAAGCTATTCACCCAAGACAAAATGAAATTGCTCGTCCAGATTATTATGATGGGCTGAAACCGATTGCGGCCAATATCGATCGTATTATTATTGTTTCTGCGGTGGTGCCGGTACTGTCACTCAATATTATCGATCGTTATTTAGTGGTGTGTGAAAATGCGGGGATCGAACCTGTCATTGTGGTGAATAAAGGCGATTTACTGGATGCCGAGCAAGAGCAGAAAGTGGAAAGCCAGTTACAGATTTATCGTGATATTGGTTATCAGACCATCATCATTTCTGCTGAAACCGGAAAAAATATGGAAAAATTGACCGCACTTTTAAGTGACGGAACATCCATTTTTGTGGGACAGTCAGGGGTCGGCAAATCCAGTTTAATTAACCATATTTTACCAACGGTCAATGCGCAAGTCGGTGGCATCAGTGAAACCTCTGGCTTGGGACAACATACCACAACCTCTTCTCGTTTATATCACTTACCACAAGGTGGTAATTTGATTGACTCACCAGGGATTCGTGAGTTTGGGCTATGGCATTTGGAGCCCGATCAAATCACCAAAGGTTATCGTGAGTTTCAATATGTCTTAGGCACGTGCAAATTCCGAGATTGCAAACATTTGAATGATCCAGGCTGCGCATTACGTGAAGCGGTAGACGCAGGTCGGATTTCACTAATACGTTATGAGAATTATCATCGCTTAATTGAGAGTTTAAGTGAGACAAAATCACAACGTCATTTTTCTGTGTAG
- the ptsI gene encoding phosphoenolpyruvate-protein phosphotransferase PtsI has protein sequence MITGIPASPGIVFGKALVLKEEKIVLDTQKISEDQVEAEVARFYAGREAAVEQLNSIHQRALKSLGEEKAAIFEGHLMILEDEELEEEIIDYLRSHKVNASVAASKIIDQQVEMLSEIDDEYLKERAGDIRDIGNRLIKNILGMHIVDLGDITEESILVAYDLTPSETAQLNLEKVLGFITDIGGRTSHTSIMARSLELPAIVGTNDVTARVNTGDYLILDAVNNRVYVNPTQAEIDELKTLEVKLAEEKAELAKLKDLPAVTLDGHKVDVVANIGTIRDCEGAHRNGAEGVGLYRTEFLFMDRDQLPSEEEQFIAYKEVVEAMEGCLVVLRTMDIGGDKELPYLNLPKEMNPFLGWRAVRIALDRREILHAQLRAVLRASAFGKLAVMFPMIISVEEIRELKSVLETLKAELRAEGKAFDENIQVGVMVETPSAAVNAKFLAKEVDFFSIGTNDLTQYTLAVDRGNELISHLYNPMSPSVLGLIKQVIDASHAEGKWTGMCGELAGDERATLLLLGMGLDEFSMSAISVPRIKKLIRHMNYQEVKALADEALQKPTAAEIEQLIQAFLAEKSLN, from the coding sequence ATGATTACAGGTATTCCAGCGTCACCAGGTATCGTTTTTGGTAAAGCCTTAGTATTAAAAGAAGAAAAAATTGTTCTTGATACGCAAAAAATTTCAGAAGATCAAGTTGAGGCAGAAGTTGCCCGTTTTTATGCTGGGCGTGAAGCGGCTGTTGAGCAGCTTAATTCTATTCATCAACGTGCATTAAAATCTTTAGGTGAAGAAAAAGCGGCCATCTTTGAAGGCCATTTAATGATCCTTGAAGATGAAGAATTAGAAGAAGAAATTATTGATTATCTTCGTTCGCACAAAGTGAATGCGAGTGTGGCAGCAAGTAAAATCATCGATCAACAAGTTGAAATGTTGTCTGAAATTGATGATGAATACTTAAAAGAACGTGCGGGTGATATTCGCGATATCGGTAATCGTTTAATCAAAAATATTTTAGGCATGCATATTGTGGATCTTGGTGATATTACCGAAGAATCCATCCTTGTGGCTTACGATTTAACTCCATCAGAAACTGCTCAATTAAATTTAGAAAAAGTATTAGGTTTTATCACAGATATTGGTGGTAGAACATCTCACACCTCAATTATGGCTCGTTCACTTGAATTGCCGGCCATTGTAGGGACAAATGATGTCACAGCACGAGTGAATACAGGTGATTATCTTATTTTAGATGCGGTAAACAACCGTGTTTATGTGAATCCGACTCAAGCTGAAATTGACGAATTAAAAACATTAGAAGTAAAACTTGCTGAAGAAAAAGCAGAATTAGCGAAATTAAAAGATTTGCCTGCAGTGACCCTTGATGGTCATAAAGTCGATGTAGTAGCGAATATTGGTACGATTCGTGATTGCGAAGGTGCACATCGTAATGGTGCAGAAGGGGTAGGTTTATACCGTACAGAATTCCTCTTTATGGATCGTGATCAATTACCAAGTGAAGAAGAGCAATTCATTGCTTATAAAGAAGTGGTTGAAGCAATGGAAGGTTGTTTAGTGGTATTACGTACCATGGATATCGGCGGTGATAAAGAGCTTCCATATTTAAATTTACCAAAAGAAATGAACCCATTTTTAGGATGGCGTGCGGTACGTATTGCCCTTGATCGTCGTGAGATTTTACACGCACAATTAAGAGCGGTATTACGTGCGTCAGCATTTGGTAAACTTGCCGTGATGTTCCCGATGATTATTTCGGTAGAAGAAATTCGTGAATTAAAATCTGTGCTTGAAACCTTAAAAGCAGAATTGCGTGCAGAAGGTAAAGCTTTTGATGAAAATATCCAAGTGGGTGTCATGGTTGAAACACCATCTGCAGCGGTGAATGCGAAATTCTTAGCGAAAGAAGTGGATTTCTTTAGTATTGGTACAAACGATTTAACGCAATATACGCTAGCTGTTGACCGTGGTAATGAATTAATTTCTCACTTATACAATCCAATGTCACCTTCAGTGCTCGGCTTGATCAAACAAGTGATTGATGCCTCTCATGCAGAAGGCAAGTGGACTGGTATGTGTGGTGAGTTAGCCGGTGATGAACGAGCAACCTTATTGTTGCTCGGTATGGGCTTAGATGAATTTAGTATGAGTGCAATTTCTGTGCCACGTATTAAAAAATTAATTCGTCATATGAATTATCAAGAGGTGAAAGCCTTAGCTGATGAAGCATTACAAAAACCAACCGCTGCTGAAATTGAGCAATTAATTCAAGCTTTTTTAGCAGAAAAATCGTTAAACTAG
- the ptsH gene encoding phosphocarrier protein Hpr, which translates to MFSKDVEITAPNGLHTRPAAQFVKEAKAFASDVTVTSGGKSASAKSLFKLQTLGLTQGTVITISAEGEDEQQAVEHLVALIPTLE; encoded by the coding sequence ATGTTCTCAAAAGATGTGGAAATTACAGCTCCTAATGGTTTACATACCCGTCCAGCGGCGCAATTTGTTAAAGAAGCGAAAGCGTTTGCTTCTGATGTAACAGTGACCTCCGGTGGTAAAAGTGCAAGTGCGAAAAGCCTATTTAAGCTACAAACTTTAGGCTTAACGCAAGGAACTGTAATCACCATCTCGGCGGAAGGTGAAGACGAACAACAAGCCGTTGAACATTTAGTCGCATTAATTCCTACTTTAGAATAA
- the crr gene encoding PTS glucose transporter subunit IIA, with protein sequence MGLFDKLFGSKENKSVEVEIYAPLSGEIVNIEDVPDVVFSEKIVGDGIAIRPTGNKIVAPVDGVIGKIFETNHAFSMESKEGVELFVHFGIDTVELKGEGFTRIAHEGQSVKRGDTVIEFDLATLESKAKSVLTPVVISNMDEISSIEKKSGEVIAGESVVLSLTK encoded by the coding sequence ATGGGCTTATTTGACAAATTATTTGGTTCAAAAGAAAACAAATCAGTAGAAGTAGAAATTTATGCGCCACTTTCTGGTGAGATTGTAAATATCGAAGATGTACCAGATGTTGTTTTCTCTGAAAAAATCGTGGGTGATGGTATCGCGATTCGCCCAACAGGTAACAAAATTGTGGCACCTGTTGATGGTGTAATTGGTAAAATTTTTGAAACCAACCACGCTTTTTCAATGGAATCAAAAGAGGGTGTTGAATTATTCGTTCACTTCGGTATTGATACCGTTGAATTAAAAGGTGAAGGATTCACTCGCATCGCACACGAAGGTCAAAGTGTAAAACGCGGCGACACAGTAATCGAATTTGATTTAGCAACATTAGAATCAAAAGCAAAATCAGTTTTAACACCAGTGGTTATCTCTAACATGGATGAAATTTCATCTATCGAGAAAAAATCGGGTGAAGTGATTGCTGGGGAATCTGTTGTTTTAAGTTTAACAAAATAA
- a CDS encoding RimK family alpha-L-glutamate ligase encodes MKLLMLCREPRLYSCQRLKEAAESCGHQMDILDPNRCILKLDKNQPHFSLYYQQNAESEPYLLPDYDAVLPRFGTTSTQMGCAVLRHFQGKGVYCLNKEQAFLAARDKWRSLQMLLEQGIAVPSSVLSGCEVEPKQTIKQTTSPMIIKTLKGSQGIGVILAERPQSAVSILETLKDANVPVLLQDFVEEAKGTDIRCFVIGDKVVATMQRIGQDGEFRANFHRGGTAEKIKLTEEEKSIAIRATKALGLAVAGVDLIRSKEGLLVLEVNASPGLEMIEKTSGLDIALQMILFLEQQVKQ; translated from the coding sequence ATGAAATTATTGATGCTTTGCCGTGAGCCTCGCCTTTATAGCTGCCAGCGTTTAAAAGAAGCAGCGGAAAGTTGCGGGCATCAAATGGATATTTTGGATCCTAATCGTTGCATTTTAAAACTCGACAAAAATCAACCGCACTTTTCTTTGTATTATCAACAAAATGCAGAAAGTGAGCCCTATTTATTGCCTGATTATGATGCGGTGTTACCACGCTTTGGGACGACAAGTACCCAAATGGGCTGTGCCGTATTGCGTCATTTCCAAGGAAAAGGTGTCTATTGCCTTAATAAAGAACAGGCGTTTTTAGCCGCACGCGATAAATGGCGTAGTTTGCAGATGTTATTGGAGCAAGGTATTGCAGTACCGAGTTCAGTCTTATCCGGTTGTGAGGTTGAGCCGAAACAAACCATTAAGCAAACAACCTCCCCAATGATTATTAAAACCTTAAAAGGATCACAAGGTATTGGTGTGATCTTAGCCGAACGTCCACAAAGTGCGGTTAGTATTTTAGAAACGTTAAAAGATGCGAATGTGCCTGTTTTATTGCAAGATTTTGTAGAAGAGGCTAAAGGGACTGATATTCGCTGTTTTGTGATCGGTGATAAAGTCGTCGCGACAATGCAGCGTATTGGGCAAGACGGCGAGTTTCGTGCGAACTTTCACCGTGGTGGCACAGCAGAAAAAATTAAACTCACTGAAGAGGAAAAATCCATCGCCATTCGTGCGACTAAAGCCTTAGGGCTTGCCGTAGCTGGTGTTGATTTGATTCGTTCAAAAGAAGGTTTATTAGTGCTTGAAGTGAATGCCAGTCCAGGATTAGAAATGATTGAGAAGACCAGTGGTCTTGATATTGCATTGCAGATGATCTTGTTCTTAGAACAGCAAGTAAAACAATAA
- a CDS encoding GrxA family glutaredoxin, whose translation MFVVIFGRPGCPYCVRAKNLAEKLKGEVADFDYRYVDIIAEGISKADLSKSVGKEVETVPQIFIDEKPIGGCTDFEALMKEQFNVVA comes from the coding sequence ATGTTCGTAGTTATTTTTGGTCGTCCTGGCTGCCCTTATTGTGTACGTGCAAAAAACCTTGCTGAAAAATTAAAAGGTGAAGTAGCGGATTTCGATTATCGCTATGTTGATATTATTGCTGAAGGTATTTCTAAAGCAGATTTATCAAAATCTGTCGGTAAAGAAGTGGAAACTGTTCCACAAATCTTTATTGATGAAAAACCAATCGGCGGTTGCACTGATTTCGAAGCATTAATGAAAGAACAATTTAACGTTGTTGCTTAA
- the manA gene encoding mannose-6-phosphate isomerase, class I: protein MIYRLTGQVQHYAWGGKNYIASLIGLNSAKDQPCAEWWLGAHPSAPSEIENVTGKQSLIEFLSQNPTALGQVSRQQFGDELSYLLKILDVEKPLSIQLHPTKAQAEKGFEVENAKGVALTDSTRTYKDRNHKPEMMIALSDFWLLHGFKTKAQILATLNARPSLQPLVEKLSTQSLAEFYADVMLADQSTLANWLLPIIEANQQPYKNGELALDNPDYWVLYTMEAMAISPEKLDAGLVCFYLFNIVHLKEGEGIFQDAGIPHAYLRGQNVELMACSDNVIRGGLTPKYVDIVELLKIVDCREVTPKIISAAPQNQSEFTYKTPVNDFALAQIRVEPEMHTKVNLQSAGILLVMQGELKIQEKSTALTLKQGESAFITADSNVEIMSEKGGYAFLAKLP, encoded by the coding sequence ATGATTTATCGATTAACTGGTCAAGTACAGCATTATGCATGGGGCGGAAAAAACTATATTGCATCATTGATTGGATTAAATTCAGCGAAAGATCAACCTTGTGCGGAGTGGTGGTTAGGCGCGCATCCATCAGCACCTTCTGAAATTGAGAATGTAACAGGTAAACAATCCCTTATTGAATTTTTATCGCAAAATCCGACCGCACTTGGGCAAGTAAGTCGTCAGCAATTTGGTGATGAACTCTCTTATTTGTTAAAGATTTTAGATGTTGAAAAGCCGTTATCGATTCAATTGCATCCGACTAAAGCTCAAGCTGAAAAGGGCTTTGAGGTTGAAAATGCAAAAGGTGTGGCATTAACAGACAGCACGCGGACTTATAAAGATAGAAATCATAAACCAGAAATGATGATTGCCTTATCTGATTTCTGGCTTTTACATGGTTTTAAAACAAAAGCTCAAATCCTTGCCACATTAAATGCACGCCCCTCTTTGCAACCTTTGGTTGAAAAACTAAGCACACAAAGCCTTGCTGAATTTTATGCAGATGTGATGTTGGCGGATCAATCCACGCTCGCAAATTGGTTATTACCCATTATTGAAGCCAACCAACAGCCTTATAAAAATGGCGAGTTAGCGTTAGATAACCCTGATTATTGGGTGCTTTATACGATGGAAGCCATGGCAATTTCGCCTGAAAAATTAGATGCTGGCTTGGTGTGTTTTTATCTCTTTAATATCGTGCATTTAAAAGAAGGTGAAGGTATTTTCCAGGATGCAGGGATTCCTCACGCTTATCTTCGCGGACAAAATGTGGAGCTAATGGCCTGTTCTGATAATGTGATTCGTGGTGGCTTAACACCAAAATATGTCGATATTGTCGAATTATTAAAAATTGTGGATTGTCGCGAAGTAACACCCAAAATTATCTCAGCCGCGCCTCAAAATCAGTCAGAATTTACTTATAAAACGCCAGTAAACGATTTTGCTTTAGCTCAAATTCGTGTCGAACCCGAAATGCATACTAAAGTGAATCTTCAAAGTGCGGGTATTTTGTTGGTGATGCAAGGTGAGCTAAAAATACAAGAAAAATCAACCGCACTTACCTTGAAACAAGGTGAGTCAGCATTCATTACAGCGGATTCTAACGTTGAAATAATGAGTGAAAAAGGAGGTTATGCCTTCTTGGCAAAATTGCCATAA
- a CDS encoding chalcone isomerase family protein produces MKLKFIIAAISALFSTALFAQWQPVGNAEYTWGPFHVYTVGLYSETGSYEKNERPLMFSIKYEKPVEGKNFAIALTKEMESQNLSKDDTTAWLKKMQEIFPDFSPNDILNFVVLQDKGYFVLNDTVLDHEFDQKFTQAFIDVWLSDKSSFIKLQPQLLGKEKPAHDSKEFQHQPASEPFDEENTMPELPPNYDFKQDTKG; encoded by the coding sequence ATGAAACTGAAATTTATTATTGCTGCCATTTCAGCCTTATTTTCCACCGCACTTTTTGCCCAATGGCAACCAGTTGGCAATGCTGAATACACATGGGGGCCATTCCATGTTTACACTGTCGGCTTGTATTCTGAAACGGGTTCATACGAAAAGAATGAACGTCCGTTAATGTTTTCGATTAAATATGAAAAACCAGTAGAAGGAAAAAATTTCGCCATTGCGTTAACCAAAGAAATGGAATCACAAAATTTAAGTAAAGATGACACTACTGCATGGCTGAAAAAAATGCAGGAAATCTTCCCTGATTTTTCACCAAACGACATCTTAAATTTTGTAGTCTTACAAGATAAAGGCTATTTTGTGTTAAACGACACCGTGTTAGATCACGAATTCGATCAAAAATTTACACAAGCGTTTATTGATGTGTGGCTTTCAGATAAAAGTAGCTTTATCAAATTACAACCGCAATTATTGGGTAAAGAAAAACCGGCTCACGATAGCAAAGAATTTCAACATCAACCGGCAAGCGAGCCTTTTGATGAAGAAAATACGATGCCGGAACTACCACCAAATTACGATTTTAAACAAGACACAAAAGGATAA